From the genome of Hymenobacter cellulosilyticus, one region includes:
- a CDS encoding HupE/UreJ family protein, which translates to MSVFQTYLQLGFFHIFNLQAYDHLVFLLALCAPYAAAEWRRVVALVTSFTIGHSITLALATLGFVQYNAKLIEILIPVTILITSLLNLRQAGLDTRREPLLWALPNLLAAVFGLIHGLGFSSYLRELLGQSSRPVAELLAFNIGVELGQLLIVAVILLVGFVVLRAVRVARRDWILVVSGAAGGIALVLLLQNLTG; encoded by the coding sequence ATGTCCGTCTTTCAGACTTACCTGCAGCTCGGGTTTTTCCACATTTTCAACCTGCAGGCTTATGACCATCTGGTGTTTCTGCTGGCTTTGTGTGCGCCCTATGCCGCAGCCGAGTGGCGGCGAGTGGTAGCCTTGGTAACGAGCTTTACCATTGGGCACTCCATCACGCTGGCCCTGGCCACGCTGGGCTTTGTGCAGTACAACGCTAAGCTGATTGAAATTCTGATTCCGGTAACGATACTCATTACCAGCCTGCTCAACCTGCGGCAGGCCGGGCTGGATACGCGGCGTGAGCCCCTGCTGTGGGCCCTGCCCAATCTGCTGGCGGCGGTTTTCGGTCTGATTCACGGCCTGGGCTTTTCCAGCTACCTGCGCGAGCTGCTGGGCCAGAGCAGCCGCCCGGTGGCCGAGCTGCTGGCCTTCAACATCGGCGTAGAGCTGGGTCAGCTGCTTATTGTGGCCGTGATTCTGCTGGTGGGCTTCGTGGTGCTACGGGCGGTGCGGGTAGCGCGGCGCGACTGGATACTCGTAGTCAGTGGCGCGGCGGGCGGAATTGCCCTGGTGCTGTTGCTGCAAAACCTTACTGGCTAA
- a CDS encoding PH domain-containing protein — protein sequence MGILDGLLGNASENDAQELQQELTQILATGERIEKAYAIIRDQIIFTNKRLILVDKQGVTGKKREILSVPYRSIERFSMETTGHFDLDAELKIWIRGQAEPVSKNFRDDRSIHDISRALAEYAL from the coding sequence ATGGGAATTCTTGACGGCCTGCTGGGCAATGCTTCCGAAAACGACGCGCAGGAACTTCAGCAGGAGCTGACGCAGATTCTGGCCACCGGGGAGCGGATTGAAAAAGCCTACGCCATCATCCGCGACCAGATCATCTTCACCAACAAGCGCCTGATCCTGGTGGATAAGCAGGGCGTGACGGGCAAAAAGCGGGAAATCCTGAGCGTGCCCTACCGCAGCATCGAGCGGTTCTCCATGGAAACCACCGGCCACTTCGACCTCGATGCCGAACTCAAAATCTGGATTCGCGGCCAGGCCGAGCCCGTCAGCAAAAACTTCCGCGACGACCGCAGCATTCACGACATCAGCCGCGCCCTGGCTGAGTATGCGCTGTAA
- a CDS encoding DHCW motif cupin fold protein, translated as MPTSVIPFQVTDWTQIPATEHPGETGVAYWRTMQLGSLRVRMVEYSAGYKADHWCKKGHLLFVTEGELLTELADGQTFRMTPGMSYEVSDELSSHCSSTELGAKLIIVDGGFLAG; from the coding sequence ATGCCTACCTCCGTCATTCCCTTCCAGGTCACCGACTGGACCCAAATTCCCGCCACCGAGCACCCCGGCGAAACCGGCGTGGCCTACTGGCGCACGATGCAGCTGGGCAGTTTAAGGGTACGAATGGTAGAGTATTCGGCGGGCTATAAGGCCGACCACTGGTGTAAGAAAGGTCATTTACTCTTCGTAACTGAAGGCGAGCTGCTGACCGAGCTGGCCGACGGACAAACGTTTCGGATGACGCCGGGCATGTCCTACGAGGTGTCGGATGAGCTGAGCTCCCACTGCTCTTCCACCGAGCTGGGCGCCAAGCTGATTATTGTGGACGGCGGCTTTCTGGCTGGCTGA
- a CDS encoding beta strand repeat-containing protein — protein sequence MELPARTLALRQITAEISSTATGGSWSDPTTWVGGVVPTATDNVTIVAGATVTLDVAATCGGLTVAATGTLQTSATTAYTLQVAGNVTNNGTLDLSASSSIGSDLRFTGAGNATFTGTGTTDLQTMSLAKSVRADIVEMILPSLSVKGSATATDGFLSTRITTNTVDDMTGTLKISGTNTVTNRVFSNAASYVIPATGGFWLNNANFTVASQTGSPVVNGLLRISAGTFNVGNSIGNSINFGAGSVYTMEGGTLSTVGRFSSFTSATAAASMTFTLSGGTINVATVGNASGTPSFGVNGTTTISGGTINLVQRSTATTPLDYYVAGTYNYTGGTVNVGVGATATNFDFRIRGTFPNLNIDNTTNAKTAVLQGQTIVYGTTLITTGSTLTLNANTLLQVGATVTNNGTLNGTGSATSSTGATVNSTLYFIGSVPQTYGGTGTATTPLRVLTIDNNGGGVTLSSPIVAARVNMFTGNLNGTSNLTIGDGTAVFNVIQIGVTANTGTSGSFASAPTFNLGSGALQLIYAPEMTNRTTGFEIPASRVVDVISISNPAGVTLAGGPVTVPGVSNASLILTNGVLTTSAASTLVLGPSAGAIPTGSATSYVKGPLGISVNSATAVSRTFAVGDAAGWRPVVVGGITTSANQVLTATVINGASNGSVVAPVSNLNPTRYVRIENSANLPATATVQLSYGADDVVGNPATAVVAQAATAAGAYASIGGTAVTTPATGLVSTLNITPGNDFFALANTEGGTLTSSVSAVCAGSNSGTITLTNYVGTIVTYEVNTGSGFTPVSPLNNTATLTFTNLTATTTFRAVILTNDGRQINSAPVTVTVNPATTATFSYSSATFCVSGTNPTATVTGTAGGTFSSTTGLSIDAATGAINLATSTPGTYTVTYSVGGTCPSSATQTVTITAAPVAAFSYAATSYCVTGTNPAPVVPATSTAGTFSSTTGLSINATTGVINLAASTPGTYTVTNTVAAAGGCASITATTTVTITAPATAGFSYAAGTYCAGSGSVTPTLATGASAGTFSSTTGLSLNATTGAVDLTASTPGTYTVTNTVAASGGCAAVTSTATLTITPLPARPTVSVQYNGPTTTLTSSAATGNQWYLNGVAIAGATGQTYVVNSAAQYGSYTVVVSAGGCASAPSLALVVTSSVKPLAGSSLSVYPNPTHDGNLRVELNGYSQATELTVINALGQVVFTTKVEGNSSARTVQLDLTTQPAGVYLLRAKTQGGLDIRRIVKE from the coding sequence GTGGAGCTGCCAGCCCGAACCCTGGCTCTGCGCCAGATTACGGCGGAAATCAGCTCGACGGCAACCGGGGGCAGCTGGAGCGACCCCACTACCTGGGTGGGCGGCGTAGTGCCCACGGCTACCGACAACGTAACCATCGTGGCCGGTGCCACCGTGACGCTGGACGTGGCCGCGACCTGCGGCGGACTTACGGTAGCGGCCACGGGTACGCTCCAAACCTCGGCCACTACGGCCTATACCCTGCAAGTAGCCGGCAACGTTACCAACAACGGCACGCTGGATCTGAGTGCCAGCAGCAGCATCGGTTCAGACCTACGCTTTACCGGCGCGGGCAACGCTACCTTCACCGGTACCGGCACCACCGACTTGCAGACTATGTCGCTGGCCAAATCGGTGCGGGCAGACATTGTGGAAATGATTCTGCCTTCCCTTTCGGTGAAGGGCAGCGCCACGGCTACCGATGGCTTCCTCTCAACGCGCATTACCACCAACACAGTGGATGACATGACCGGAACGCTCAAGATTTCGGGCACCAATACGGTCACGAACCGCGTGTTCAGCAACGCGGCCTCGTACGTCATTCCCGCAACCGGGGGCTTCTGGCTCAACAACGCCAACTTCACCGTAGCCAGCCAGACCGGCTCGCCCGTCGTGAACGGCTTGCTGCGCATTTCGGCCGGTACCTTCAACGTGGGCAACTCCATCGGCAACTCCATCAACTTCGGTGCCGGCTCGGTCTACACCATGGAAGGCGGCACGCTGAGCACGGTAGGTCGTTTCAGCAGCTTTACCAGTGCTACGGCAGCGGCGTCCATGACCTTCACCCTGAGCGGCGGTACTATCAACGTTGCCACTGTGGGCAACGCCTCGGGCACGCCCTCGTTTGGCGTAAACGGGACCACCACTATTTCGGGCGGTACTATCAACCTGGTGCAGCGCAGCACCGCTACCACCCCGCTCGACTACTACGTGGCGGGCACGTATAACTACACCGGCGGCACGGTGAACGTGGGCGTGGGAGCTACGGCTACCAACTTCGATTTCCGCATCCGCGGCACCTTCCCCAACCTGAACATTGACAACACGACCAACGCCAAGACGGCCGTGCTGCAGGGCCAGACCATCGTGTACGGCACCACGCTGATTACCACCGGCTCGACCCTGACTCTGAATGCCAACACCCTGCTGCAAGTTGGCGCTACGGTGACCAACAACGGCACTTTGAACGGCACTGGCTCGGCCACCAGCTCGACCGGGGCCACGGTCAACAGCACGCTCTACTTTATTGGTAGCGTACCGCAGACCTACGGCGGCACTGGCACGGCCACGACTCCGCTCCGCGTGCTGACCATCGACAACAACGGCGGCGGTGTCACGCTGAGCAGCCCGATTGTGGCCGCCCGCGTGAACATGTTTACGGGCAACCTCAACGGAACCAGCAACCTGACCATCGGCGACGGAACGGCGGTGTTCAACGTCATCCAGATCGGGGTGACGGCCAACACCGGCACCAGCGGCTCGTTTGCCAGCGCCCCCACCTTCAACCTGGGCAGCGGTGCGCTACAGCTGATTTATGCTCCTGAGATGACCAACCGCACCACCGGCTTCGAAATTCCGGCCAGCCGCGTGGTAGATGTTATCAGCATTAGCAACCCCGCTGGCGTAACACTGGCTGGCGGCCCCGTAACCGTGCCCGGCGTCTCGAATGCTTCGCTGATTCTGACCAATGGTGTACTGACGACTTCGGCAGCTAGTACGCTGGTACTTGGCCCCAGCGCCGGTGCCATTCCTACGGGCTCGGCTACGAGCTACGTGAAAGGCCCGCTGGGCATTAGCGTCAACAGCGCTACCGCCGTTAGCCGCACCTTCGCCGTGGGCGACGCGGCCGGCTGGCGCCCCGTAGTAGTGGGCGGCATCACGACCAGCGCCAACCAGGTGCTTACGGCTACGGTTATCAACGGCGCTTCCAATGGCAGCGTAGTGGCTCCGGTTTCCAACCTGAACCCCACCCGCTACGTGCGGATCGAAAACTCGGCTAACCTGCCCGCTACGGCCACGGTACAGCTCAGCTACGGTGCCGACGATGTGGTGGGCAACCCGGCTACGGCAGTAGTAGCCCAGGCTGCTACGGCTGCTGGCGCGTATGCCTCCATTGGGGGCACGGCCGTTACCACGCCCGCCACGGGCCTGGTTTCGACCCTGAACATCACGCCCGGCAACGACTTCTTCGCCCTGGCCAACACCGAAGGCGGTACGCTGACCAGTTCGGTTAGCGCAGTGTGCGCAGGCTCCAACTCGGGCACTATCACGCTGACCAACTACGTAGGCACCATCGTGACTTATGAAGTTAACACTGGTTCGGGCTTTACGCCTGTTTCACCCCTTAACAACACGGCGACGCTGACCTTCACCAACCTGACGGCCACCACCACGTTCCGTGCTGTGATTCTGACCAACGACGGACGCCAGATCAACTCGGCTCCCGTGACGGTGACGGTAAACCCCGCTACGACGGCCACGTTCAGCTACAGCAGCGCCACGTTCTGCGTCAGCGGCACCAACCCGACGGCTACCGTAACCGGCACTGCGGGCGGCACGTTCAGCTCGACTACGGGCCTGAGCATTGATGCGGCCACGGGTGCTATCAACCTGGCTACCTCCACGCCCGGCACCTACACGGTGACGTATAGCGTAGGCGGCACTTGCCCGTCTTCGGCTACCCAAACGGTAACCATCACAGCGGCTCCGGTAGCTGCCTTCTCGTATGCTGCTACCAGCTACTGCGTTACGGGTACGAACCCCGCGCCAGTAGTACCCGCCACCAGCACTGCAGGCACGTTCAGCTCTACTACGGGCCTGAGCATCAATGCAACGACCGGTGTAATTAACCTGGCGGCCAGCACGCCCGGCACCTACACCGTGACCAACACGGTAGCCGCCGCCGGCGGTTGTGCCAGCATTACGGCCACTACTACCGTAACCATCACGGCTCCCGCTACTGCCGGCTTCAGCTACGCCGCCGGTACCTACTGCGCCGGCAGCGGCTCGGTAACGCCGACCCTGGCCACGGGTGCTTCGGCCGGCACGTTCTCGTCGACCACGGGCCTGAGTCTGAATGCTACTACCGGCGCCGTTGACCTGACAGCTAGCACGCCCGGCACTTACACCGTGACCAACACCGTGGCCGCTTCGGGTGGCTGCGCGGCCGTAACTTCTACGGCTACGCTTACCATTACGCCCCTGCCAGCCCGTCCGACGGTGAGCGTGCAGTACAACGGTCCGACCACGACCCTGACCTCGAGTGCGGCCACAGGCAACCAGTGGTACCTCAACGGGGTGGCCATTGCCGGTGCTACGGGTCAGACTTACGTGGTCAACTCGGCTGCGCAGTACGGCTCTTACACGGTGGTCGTCTCCGCTGGCGGCTGTGCCTCGGCCCCTTCCCTGGCCCTGGTGGTCACCTCCAGCGTCAAGCCCCTGGCTGGCTCCAGCCTAAGCGTGTACCCCAACCCCACCCACGACGGCAACCTGCGCGTAGAGCTTAACGGCTACAGCCAGGCCACCGAGCTGACGGTAATCAACGCCCTTGGTCAAGTAGTATTCACGACTAAGGTAGAAGGCAACAGCAGCGCCCGGACCGTGCAGCTGGACCTGACCACTCAGCCCGCGGGAGTGTACCTGCTGCGCGCCAAAACGCAAGGCGGCCTCGACATCCGCCGTATCGTCAAGGAATAA